In Bacteroides cellulosilyticus, the genomic stretch AGAGCGCTATCCTCCAGGCACACATGCTGGAAGTTTGTCCGCTGATTGCAGAAGCAAAACCGAAACTGGAAGTACACCGTCTTGCCATTGGTATCGATAGCGAAACTGCACGTCTTGTATTCACCAGCAAACAAGGTGAAGGCGTAGCCGCTACTATCGTTGACCTGGGTAACCGTTTCCGCCTCATCGTGAACAAAGTAGAATGTATCAAGAGCAAACCGCTGCCCAAACTTCCTGTTGCCAGCGCATTGTGGATTCCGATGCCGAACCTCGAAATAGGTGCCGCTGCATGGATTTTGGCAGGCGGTACTCACCACACCAGTTTCTCTTATGATCTGACCGTAGAATATTGGGAAGATTATGCAGAAATGGCAGGTATCGAAATGGTAGTTATCGATGAAAATACAACTATCAGCGAGTTCAAGAAAGAACTGCGCATGAATGAAGTATATTACATGTTGAACAAAGCGCTTTGTTGATTATGAAACCAGACGCAAAATCAACCATCGAAGCAGGCAAGGCCATTCTTGGCATAGAATTCGGTTCCACTCGAATCAAGGCTGTTTTGATTGACCAGGAAAACAAGCCCATCGCTCAAGGAAGTCACACCTGGGAGAACCAGTTGGTTGACGGACTTTGGACATATAGCGTTGAGGCCATCTGGTATGGACTGCAAGATTGTTACGCCGACCTTCGCTCAAACGTGAGAAAGCTCTATGACATAGAAATAGAAGCTTTGGCAGCAATTGGCGTCAGCGCCATGATGCATGGTTATATGGCATTCAATGATAAAGAAGAGATTCTCGTGCCCTTCCGTACTTGGAGAAACACCAATACAGGTCAGGCTGCAGCTGCTTTATCAGAGCTGTTCGTTTATAATATTCCTCTGCGTTGGAGCATTTCTCATTTGTATCAGGCCATTCTGGACAACGAAGAACACGTGAAAGATATCAATTATCTGACAACGCTCGCAGGTTTTATCCATTGGCAGATGACCGGTAAAAAGGTATTAGGCATAGGCGATGCATCTGGTATGCTCCCTATAGACCCGGTTACCAAAAACTACTCCGCTGAAATGGTGGCCAAGTTCGACGAGTTAATCGCTCCGAAGGGATATGACTGGAAATTGCTGGATATTCTTCCCAAGGCATTGCCGGCTGGTGAAAATGCAGGTTTCCTGACACCGGAAGGCGCTAAGATGCTCGACGTATCCGGCCATTTGAAAGCTGGAATACCGGTTTGCCCGCCCGAAGGAGATGCAGGTACCGGTATGGTTGCAACCAATGCCGTTAAGCAGCGTACAGGAAACGTATCGGCAGGTACATCTTCATTCTCCATGATTGTATTGGAGAAAGATCTGTCAAAGCCCTACGAAATGATCGATATGGTTACTACTCCCGATGGAAGTCCCGTAGCCATGGTACATTGCAACAACTGTACATCTGACCTCAACGCATGGATCAACCTGTTCAAAGAATACCAGGAACTGCTGGGTATACCTGTAGATATGAACGAAGTATATGGAAAACTCTACAACCATGCCCTGACAGGCAATGCGGATTGTGGAGGTCTCATTTCATTCAATTACATCTCAGGCGAACCTGTAACAGGATTTGCAGATGGAAGACCGATGTTTGTACGTTCGGCCAATGACAAGTTCAGCCTTGCGAACTTCATGCGGACGCACTTGTATGCTTCTGTCGGTGTCCTCAAGATTGGTAATGACATTCTTTTCAAAGAAGAAAAGGTGAAAGTTGACAGAATCACAGGACACGGAGGCTTGTTCAAGACTAAGAATGTGGGTCAGAGAGTACTTGCAGCAGCATTAAACTCACCTATTTCCGTAATGGAAACTGCCGGTGAAGGTGGTGCCTGGGGTATTGCGTTGCTGGGGTCATTCCTTGTGAACAACGAAAAAAAGCAACCTCTCGACGCCTTCCTGGATGAGCAGGTGTTTGGTGGAGATGCAGGTGTTGAGATAGCGCCTACAGCTGAAGATGTAGCAGGCTTTAACGCATACATCGAAAACTACAAGGCAGCACTGCCCATCGAAGAAGCAGCAGTGAAATTCAAAAAGTAATTCCTACTTCAAGGAATAAACGAATGTAATAGTATAGGGAGAAGCTTCGGCTGCCACGTGGGTGCTGTTGGCACCGGAGCAACTCCCTATACATTCGTTCTACAAGCTCGGACAATTCATTGAATCCGGCAAAGCATTGTTGCCCGTTCAGGCAAAGCACTGTTGCTCGCTTGGGTGAAGCATCGTTGCCAGCTCAGAAGAAGTACCCTCACCCGCTCAGGTGAAGCACCTTCGTCAGTAAGCAAATAATCTCTATACCTCAAATATAATATAATATGAAAACGATCCTTATTACTTACCTGTTCCTTTTTTGTTTTCTCCTGACCGGGAAAGCTCAAACCCAACAAGAAGTTTCCTATTTCCCTTTGCAAGACGTCAAGCTGTTGGAAAGCCCCTTCCTGCAAGCCCAGCAGACCGACCTGCACTACATCATGGCCATGGAGCCCGACCGCCTGCTCGCCCCTTTCCTGCGCGAAGCCGGACTGACGCCCAAAGCGTCAAGTTATACCAACTGGGAAAACACCGGACTGGACGGACACATCGGCGGACATTACATTTCCGCACTCTCTATGATGTATGCCGCTACCAGAGACACAGCCATATACAATCGGCTGAACTATATGCTGAACGAACTACATCGTGCACAGCAAGCCGTAGGCACCGGATTCATCGGAGGCACTCCCGGAAGCCTGCAACTTTGGGAAGAAATTAAAGCCGGGAATATCCGTGCCGGAGGTTTCGACCTCAATGGCAAATGGGTACCCCTATACAATATACACAAGACTTATGCCGGACTGCGCGACGCTTACCTCTATGCCGGAAGCGACCTTGCCCGCCAGATGTTAGTGGCCCTCACCGACTGGATGATAGACATCACCGCAGGACTCACCGACCAGCAAATGCAAGACATGCTCCGCAGCGAACACGGAGGACTGAACGAAACTTTCGCTGATGTTGCCGAAATCACAGGTGACAAGAAATACCTGGAACTGGCACGCCGCTTCTCCCATAAAGTGATTCTGGACCCTCTTGTGAAGGATGAAGACCGCCTGACAGGCATGCATGCCAACACACAGATACCAAAGGTTATCGGCTACAAACGTATCGCCGACCTCGCACAAGACCAGAACTGGGATCACGCCGCCCGCTTCTTCTGGAACACCGTGGTAAACCATCGTTCCGTCTGCATCGGCGGCAACAGTGTACGCGAGCACTTTCATCCGGCAGACAACTTCACATCCATGCTCAATGATGTGCAAGGTCCGGAAACCTGCAATACTTACAACATGCTTCGCCTGACAAAGATGCTTTACCAAACTTCTCCCGACATTCGTTTTGCCGATTATTACGAACGTGCTTTATATAATCATATTCTTGCCTCACAACAGCCAACAAAGGGTGGATTTGTTTACTTCACCCCTATGCGTCCGGGACACTACCGCGTTTATTCGCAGCCGGAAACATCCATGTGGTGTTGCGTCGGTTCCGGATTAGAGAATCACACCAAATACGGAGAGTTTATTTACGCCCATGCAAAGGATACGTTGTATGTAAACCTCTTCATCCCCTCCCGTCTGACCTGGAAAGAGAAAAAGATAACCCTGGTACAGGAAACCCGTTTCCCCGACGAAGAGCAAATCAAATTCCGCGTGGAAAAGAGCAAGAAGAAAGCATTCAGCCTCAAACTCCGTTACCCCTCCTGGGCTAAAGGCGCCAGCGTTTCCGTTAATGGAAAAGTACAGGAAACAAATGCCCAACCGGGAGAGTACTTGACCATTCACCGCAAATGGAAAGCCGGAGATGAAATCACACTGAATATGCCCATGCAGGTTGCCTTGGAGCAAATACCGGATCGGGAAAATTTCTATGCATTCATGTATGGGCCTATCGTACTTGCCAGCCCCACAGGGACAGAGAATATGGACGGGCTTTATGCAGATGACAGCCGTGGCGGACACATTGCCCATGGCAAACAGATTTCCATGCAAGAAATACCGATGCTGATAGGTTCCGCCGCATCTCTGCCTCAATCACTCCGGAAGATAAACGATGACTTGGTTGCATTTACTTATACCGGTAGTGTCTATCCGGCACAGAAAGAAGCGCTGAAATTAATTCCCTTCTTCCGTCTTCACGATTCCCGTTATGCTGTTTATTTCCATCAGGTAACCGAAGCTGAAGTAGAAAGTATCCGCAAAGAAGTGGCATTGAGCGAGCGTAAAGCAATGGAACTTGCCAACCAGACTGTAGATCTCATTTTCCCCGGTGAACAACAGCCTGAATCGGATCATGGTATTCTATACGAACAGGCAGAAACTGGAATCAATAAAGACCGTCACTTCCGGCGTGCCAAAGGTTGGTTCAGTTATAACCTCAAAGTAAAAGAGGAAGCCAGCCAGCTCATGATCACTGTACGGAAAGAGGATTATACCAAGGTAGCCATCCTTCTTAACAATGAAAAACTGACCGTTAGTCCTACGATCAGCAAACCTGATAAAGAGGATTTTATAACGATCTGTTATTCTTTACCCCAAAAGTTAAGTGCAGGCAGCTATCCGATACGCTTCAGTCCCGACGGAACAGAGTGGACACCTGCTATTTATGAGGTCCGCTTACTCAAATAAAAACTATTACGAACATCATATAACTAATAACCATTATGAGAAACAAACTATTATTCAGCAGCGTTCTTTTAGCTGCATCCGTATCGCTGTCCGCACAAAAGAGTGCAACGATCACGCTTCATGCCGACCAAGGCACACAAGTTATTCCCAAAGAAATCTACGGCCAGTTTGCCGAACATCTCGGTACTTGCATCTATGGTGGACTTTGGGTAGGAGAAAATTCGGATATTCCCAATATCAAAGGTTATCGTACCGACGTATTCAATGCACTGAAAGAACTTCAGGTTCCTGTACTTCGTTGGCCGGGTGGCTGCTTTGCCGATGAATATCACTGGATGGACGGTATCGGTCCGAAAGAGAACCGCCCCAAAATGGTAAACAATAACTGGGGAGGTACAATTGAAGACAACAGTTTCGGTACACATGAGTTCCTCAACCTCTGCGAAATGCTGGGTACTGAACCTTATATCAGCGGAAACGTAGGTAGTGGTACTGTAGAAGAACTGGCAAAATGGGTAGAATACATGACTTCCGAAGGAGATTCTCCGATGGCAAGACTTCGCCGCCAGAACGGTCGTGACAAAGCATGGAAAGTGAAATACCTCGGTGTAGGTAACGAAAGTTGGGGATGCGGCGGAAGCATGCGTCCTGAATATTACGCTGATTTGTATCGCCGTTACTCCACCTACTGCCGCAACTACGACGGCAACCATCTGTTTAAGATTGCCAGTGGTGCAAGCGATTACGATTATAACTGGACTAAAGTCCTGATGGACCGCGTAGGTGGACGTATGAACGGACTCTCTCTCCATTATTACACCGTAACCGGCTGGAGCGGAAGTAAAGGAGCAGCCACAAAGTTCGACAAAGACGATTATTACTGGACAATGGGTAAATGCCGTGAGATAGAAGACGTTATCAAAAAGCACTGCGCCATCATGGACGAATATGATCCTAAAAAGAACGTAGCCCTTATGCTCGATGAGTGGGGTACCTGGTGGGACGAAGAACCCGGCACCATTCCCGGACACCTTTACCAGCAGAATACCTTGCGTGACGCTTTCGTTGCATCTCTGAGCTTCGACATCTTCCATAAATACACCGACCGTCTGAAAATGGCGAATATTGCCCAGATAGTGAATGTATTGCAATCCATGATCCTGACAAAAGGTAAAGACATGGTGCTGACTCCCACTTATTATGTATTCAAGATGTACAATGTACACCAGGATGCCACTTTCCTCCCACTCGATCTGAACTGCGAAATCATGGATGTGCGCGACAACCGTAAAGTACCTATGGTAAGTGCCACAGCTTCTAAAGACAAAGACGGCAAAATTCACATCTCAATGTCTAATATCGATGCCGACAATGCACAGGAAGTTACTATCAACCTGCCGGATGTGAAGGCTAAGAAAGCCGTTGGTGAAATCTTAACTTCTGCCAACCTGACGGATTACAACTCTTTTGAGAACCCTAATAATATAAAATTAGCTCCGTTCAAAGAGGTAAAAATCAATAAAGGCGTATTGAAGATAAAACTACCAGCCAAGTCTATTGTTACTATAGAGTTACAATAAATCAGTCGAAAAGGCTTATTGTATTTTAAACAAGAAGCTAGCGGAAGTACAGCAAAAAAAGAGGCTCTTTCTATGTTGCGAATTACGCATAAAGAGTTATCTTTGTCGCTGTTAAAATTAACAAGTGACACTTCAACCTGCTTTATTATAGTATTCAAATCAAATAAATATCAATATGAACGACAACAAACTTATGAACCGTGCAGCGGATAATATCCGTATCCTCGCTGCTTCTATGGTTGAGAAAGCTAATTCCGGTCATCCGGGCGGTGCCATGGGCGGTGCCGATTTTGTGAACGTACTCTTCTCTGAGTTTCTGGTGTATGATCCCGAAAATCCTGCATGGGAAGGTCGTGACCGCTTCTTCCTGGACCCGGGTCACATGTCACCGATGCTCTACTCTCAGTTGGCATTGGCAGGCAAATTCACACTGGATGAATTGAAAGAATTCCGCCAATGGGACAGCCCCACTCCGGGACACCCTGAACGCGACATCATGCGTGGTATTGAAAACACTTCCGGCCCGCTCGGTCAAGGTCATACTTTTGCAGTGGGTGCAGCTATCGCAGCTAAATTCATGAAAGCCCGTT encodes the following:
- a CDS encoding alpha-N-arabinofuranosidase, with protein sequence MRNKLLFSSVLLAASVSLSAQKSATITLHADQGTQVIPKEIYGQFAEHLGTCIYGGLWVGENSDIPNIKGYRTDVFNALKELQVPVLRWPGGCFADEYHWMDGIGPKENRPKMVNNNWGGTIEDNSFGTHEFLNLCEMLGTEPYISGNVGSGTVEELAKWVEYMTSEGDSPMARLRRQNGRDKAWKVKYLGVGNESWGCGGSMRPEYYADLYRRYSTYCRNYDGNHLFKIASGASDYDYNWTKVLMDRVGGRMNGLSLHYYTVTGWSGSKGAATKFDKDDYYWTMGKCREIEDVIKKHCAIMDEYDPKKNVALMLDEWGTWWDEEPGTIPGHLYQQNTLRDAFVASLSFDIFHKYTDRLKMANIAQIVNVLQSMILTKGKDMVLTPTYYVFKMYNVHQDATFLPLDLNCEIMDVRDNRKVPMVSATASKDKDGKIHISMSNIDADNAQEVTINLPDVKAKKAVGEILTSANLTDYNSFENPNNIKLAPFKEVKINKGVLKIKLPAKSIVTIELQ
- a CDS encoding xylulokinase translates to MKPDAKSTIEAGKAILGIEFGSTRIKAVLIDQENKPIAQGSHTWENQLVDGLWTYSVEAIWYGLQDCYADLRSNVRKLYDIEIEALAAIGVSAMMHGYMAFNDKEEILVPFRTWRNTNTGQAAAALSELFVYNIPLRWSISHLYQAILDNEEHVKDINYLTTLAGFIHWQMTGKKVLGIGDASGMLPIDPVTKNYSAEMVAKFDELIAPKGYDWKLLDILPKALPAGENAGFLTPEGAKMLDVSGHLKAGIPVCPPEGDAGTGMVATNAVKQRTGNVSAGTSSFSMIVLEKDLSKPYEMIDMVTTPDGSPVAMVHCNNCTSDLNAWINLFKEYQELLGIPVDMNEVYGKLYNHALTGNADCGGLISFNYISGEPVTGFADGRPMFVRSANDKFSLANFMRTHLYASVGVLKIGNDILFKEEKVKVDRITGHGGLFKTKNVGQRVLAAALNSPISVMETAGEGGAWGIALLGSFLVNNEKKQPLDAFLDEQVFGGDAGVEIAPTAEDVAGFNAYIENYKAALPIEEAAVKFKK
- a CDS encoding glycoside hydrolase family 127 protein, which translates into the protein MKTILITYLFLFCFLLTGKAQTQQEVSYFPLQDVKLLESPFLQAQQTDLHYIMAMEPDRLLAPFLREAGLTPKASSYTNWENTGLDGHIGGHYISALSMMYAATRDTAIYNRLNYMLNELHRAQQAVGTGFIGGTPGSLQLWEEIKAGNIRAGGFDLNGKWVPLYNIHKTYAGLRDAYLYAGSDLARQMLVALTDWMIDITAGLTDQQMQDMLRSEHGGLNETFADVAEITGDKKYLELARRFSHKVILDPLVKDEDRLTGMHANTQIPKVIGYKRIADLAQDQNWDHAARFFWNTVVNHRSVCIGGNSVREHFHPADNFTSMLNDVQGPETCNTYNMLRLTKMLYQTSPDIRFADYYERALYNHILASQQPTKGGFVYFTPMRPGHYRVYSQPETSMWCCVGSGLENHTKYGEFIYAHAKDTLYVNLFIPSRLTWKEKKITLVQETRFPDEEQIKFRVEKSKKKAFSLKLRYPSWAKGASVSVNGKVQETNAQPGEYLTIHRKWKAGDEITLNMPMQVALEQIPDRENFYAFMYGPIVLASPTGTENMDGLYADDSRGGHIAHGKQISMQEIPMLIGSAASLPQSLRKINDDLVAFTYTGSVYPAQKEALKLIPFFRLHDSRYAVYFHQVTEAEVESIRKEVALSERKAMELANQTVDLIFPGEQQPESDHGILYEQAETGINKDRHFRRAKGWFSYNLKVKEEASQLMITVRKEDYTKVAILLNNEKLTVSPTISKPDKEDFITICYSLPQKLSAGSYPIRFSPDGTEWTPAIYEVRLLK